One Methanobrevibacter sp. V74 DNA window includes the following coding sequences:
- a CDS encoding 30S ribosomal protein S27e translates to MVSKGRGNFLKVKCLDCDNEQVIFDRAASDVKCIICGKTLVKSRGAKAKITAHIEKVLN, encoded by the coding sequence ATGGTTAGTAAAGGTAGAGGAAACTTTTTAAAAGTTAAATGTTTGGATTGTGACAATGAACAAGTAATCTTTGATCGTGCAGCATCTGATGTAAAATGTATTATTTGTGGCAAAACCCTTGTCAAATCTCGCGGTGCTAAAGCTAAAATCACTGCACACATTGAAAAAGTTTTAAACTAA
- a CDS encoding 50S ribosomal protein L44e: MKIPKEKRTYCPHCKRHTVHEVHTAKKRKASELTWGQRQFRRVTAGYRGYPRPLPAGNKPVKKLDLRLKCKECGKSHIKQSFRTGKPEFVAK; encoded by the coding sequence ATGAAAATACCAAAGGAAAAAAGAACATATTGTCCTCATTGTAAAAGACACACAGTACATGAAGTTCACACTGCAAAGAAAAGAAAAGCTAGTGAATTAACCTGGGGACAAAGACAATTCAGACGTGTAACTGCTGGTTACAGAGGTTACCCAAGGCCTTTACCTGCTGGAAACAAACCAGTTAAAAAATTAGATTTAAGACTTAAATGTAAGGAATGTGGAAAATCTCACATTAAACAATCTTTCAGAACAGGTAAACCTGAATTCGTAGCTAAATAA